One Roseomonas sp. OT10 DNA window includes the following coding sequences:
- a CDS encoding hydantoinase/oxoprolinase family protein has protein sequence MPSTDADLSVAPLSVAVDIGGTFTDITLQDDATGRAWTAKTPSTPQDPSEAFLTGVRLALEAAGEAEARVGRVLHGTTVATNLILEGKGATTALVTTAGFRHVLEIGRQDIPRRANLHAWVKPARPVPPSRVFEVVERVAADGTVLTPLDEASVADAAAACRAAGVSAVAVCLLHAFAAPAHEARVAAMLREALPGIAVTASSDVLPVVREYERSLATILNAQVMPAVSTYVRRLEERLAEARIAAPLLLMKSNGGVAGATSIRRAPAVTALSGPAAGVVGARAVAQAAGVPDILTVDIGGTSADICLLRGGAIGLTQHGKVGEWPLPLPMVDMVTIGAGGGSLARVTRDGALAVGPESAGARPGPACYGLGGTQATVTDAHVVLGHLPPRLLGGRMVLDVGAAEAAVRREVAEPLGLDLHAAARGILAIADSNMVGALRVVSVERGHDPRDFALAPFGGAGPLHGCALARMLGIGTVLVPPSPGVLCAQGLLAADLRAEFSRSLLPGEAADPAIEAAFAALEAEAEDWLAEEQVAPASRRRERVVLMRYAGQGSELAVPWRGGVARAAADFAGAHRALYGFDLPEGTPEIVTLRVEAAGLLPPAVAATLPPGDGAVPVGTQRVHFAGGSRDAALYDRAALGAGDRFEGPAIVTQLDATTLVPPGWSGEVHESGAILLRAAMPAG, from the coding sequence ATGCCCTCGACTGACGCGGACCTTTCCGTGGCCCCCCTTTCGGTCGCGGTCGACATCGGCGGCACCTTCACCGACATCACTTTGCAGGACGACGCCACCGGCCGCGCCTGGACGGCCAAGACCCCCTCCACGCCGCAGGACCCCTCGGAAGCCTTCCTGACCGGCGTACGCCTGGCCCTGGAGGCGGCGGGCGAGGCGGAGGCGCGGGTGGGGCGGGTGCTGCACGGCACCACCGTGGCGACCAACCTGATCCTGGAGGGCAAGGGCGCCACGACGGCCCTCGTCACCACCGCGGGCTTCCGCCACGTGCTGGAGATCGGGCGGCAGGACATCCCGCGCCGTGCCAACCTGCATGCCTGGGTGAAGCCCGCGCGCCCCGTCCCGCCCTCCCGCGTCTTCGAGGTGGTGGAGCGCGTCGCGGCCGACGGCACGGTGCTGACCCCGCTGGATGAGGCCAGCGTCGCCGACGCGGCCGCAGCCTGCCGTGCCGCGGGGGTCTCCGCCGTCGCCGTCTGCCTGCTGCACGCCTTCGCCGCCCCGGCGCACGAGGCCCGCGTGGCGGCGATGCTGCGCGAGGCCCTGCCCGGGATCGCGGTCACCGCCTCCTCCGACGTGCTGCCGGTGGTGCGGGAATACGAGCGCTCGCTCGCCACGATCCTGAATGCCCAGGTGATGCCGGCGGTCTCCACCTATGTCCGCCGGCTGGAGGAGCGGCTGGCGGAGGCGCGCATCGCGGCGCCGCTGCTGCTGATGAAGTCGAATGGCGGCGTGGCCGGCGCCACCTCCATCCGCCGCGCCCCGGCCGTCACCGCGCTGTCCGGCCCGGCGGCCGGGGTGGTGGGCGCGCGGGCGGTGGCGCAGGCGGCCGGGGTGCCCGACATCCTCACCGTCGATATCGGCGGCACCAGCGCCGACATCTGCCTGCTGCGCGGCGGGGCCATCGGCCTCACCCAGCATGGCAAGGTGGGGGAATGGCCCCTGCCCCTGCCCATGGTGGACATGGTGACGATCGGCGCCGGCGGCGGCTCGCTGGCGCGCGTCACCCGCGACGGCGCGCTCGCCGTGGGGCCGGAAAGCGCCGGCGCCCGGCCTGGCCCCGCCTGCTACGGGCTGGGCGGGACGCAGGCGACGGTGACGGACGCGCATGTCGTGCTCGGCCACCTGCCGCCGCGGCTGCTGGGCGGGCGCATGGTGCTGGACGTGGGGGCGGCCGAGGCGGCGGTGCGCCGCGAGGTGGCGGAGCCGCTGGGGCTGGACCTGCACGCCGCCGCGCGCGGCATCCTGGCCATCGCGGATTCCAACATGGTCGGCGCGCTGCGCGTCGTGTCCGTGGAGCGTGGCCACGATCCGCGCGACTTCGCCCTGGCCCCCTTCGGCGGGGCCGGGCCGCTGCATGGCTGCGCGCTGGCGCGGATGCTGGGGATCGGCACGGTGCTGGTGCCGCCCTCGCCGGGCGTGCTCTGCGCCCAGGGGCTGCTGGCCGCGGACCTGCGCGCGGAGTTCAGCCGCTCCCTCCTGCCCGGGGAGGCGGCCGACCCCGCGATCGAAGCCGCCTTCGCCGCGCTGGAGGCCGAGGCGGAGGACTGGCTGGCGGAGGAGCAGGTCGCCCCCGCCTCCCGGCGGCGGGAGCGGGTGGTGCTGATGCGCTATGCCGGCCAGGGCAGCGAGCTGGCCGTGCCCTGGCGCGGCGGCGTGGCCCGGGCGGCCGCGGATTTCGCCGGCGCGCACCGGGCGCTGTACGGCTTCGACCTGCCGGAGGGAACGCCCGAGATCGTCACCCTGCGCGTGGAGGCGGCGGGGCTGCTGCCGCCCGCCGTGGCCGCGACCCTGCCGCCCGGCGACGGCGCCGTGCCGGTGGGCACGCAGCGCGTGCACTTCGCCGGGGGCAGCCGGGACGCGGCGCTCTACGACCGCGCCGCGCTGGGGGCCGGGGACCGGTTCGAGGGGCCGGCCATCGTCACGCAGCTCGACGCGACGACGCTGGTTCCGCCCGGCTGGTCCGGCGAGGTGCACGAATCCGGCGCGATCCTGCTGCGGGCCGCGATGCCCGCGGGATGA
- a CDS encoding ABC transporter permease, with protein sequence MPSDRALPATRGIGWGPGLGRALGATLGFLRAQPFALVGLAIYATFILVAVFADLIATHDPRQIMFSGAYRVARYLPPSATHWLGTTAGGRDIFSQLVHGTRSALTVGITAAICVVALGSLLGLLSGYLGGWVDRLVMRLADVVLGLPFLPFVLVISALTHAGTDTLVASVALLLWPNTARVIRSQVLSLRERGWVEAARVTGCSRARIIFVHIAPQVAPLAALYGSIAVGWAILTEASASFLGFGDPAAISWGLMLQDAFANQALSRGAWNWFVPPGLCVVLLVLAGFLISRGSEKLLFPKLGD encoded by the coding sequence GTGCCAAGCGATAGGGCCCTGCCCGCCACGCGCGGGATCGGCTGGGGGCCCGGCCTGGGCCGGGCGCTCGGCGCGACGCTGGGCTTCCTGCGGGCCCAGCCCTTCGCCCTGGTCGGGCTGGCGATCTACGCCACCTTCATCCTGGTCGCGGTCTTCGCCGACCTCATCGCCACCCACGACCCGCGGCAGATCATGTTCAGCGGCGCCTACCGCGTCGCGCGCTACCTGCCGCCCTCGGCCACGCACTGGCTGGGCACCACGGCGGGCGGGCGCGACATCTTCTCCCAGCTCGTGCACGGCACCCGCTCGGCGCTCACCGTCGGCATCACCGCGGCCATCTGCGTCGTGGCGCTGGGCTCGCTGCTCGGCCTGCTCTCCGGCTACCTCGGCGGCTGGGTGGACCGGCTGGTGATGCGGCTGGCCGACGTGGTGCTGGGCCTGCCCTTCCTGCCCTTCGTGCTGGTGATCTCCGCCCTCACCCATGCCGGGACGGATACGCTGGTGGCCTCGGTCGCGCTGCTGCTCTGGCCCAACACGGCGCGCGTCATCCGCTCCCAGGTGCTGTCCCTGCGCGAGCGCGGCTGGGTGGAAGCGGCGCGCGTCACCGGCTGCTCCCGCGCGCGCATCATCTTCGTGCACATCGCGCCGCAGGTCGCGCCGCTGGCCGCGCTCTACGGCTCCATCGCGGTGGGCTGGGCGATCCTGACCGAGGCCTCCGCCTCCTTCCTCGGCTTCGGCGACCCGGCGGCGATCTCCTGGGGGCTGATGCTGCAGGACGCCTTCGCCAACCAGGCGCTGTCGCGCGGCGCCTGGAACTGGTTCGTCCCGCCCGGGCTCTGCGTCGTGCTGCTGGTTCTGGCGGGCTTCCTGATCTCGCGCGGCTCCGAGAAGCTGCTCTTCCCGAAGCTGGGGGATTGA
- a CDS encoding ABC transporter substrate-binding protein, giving the protein MRRRALLLSTATIGSAGLGIAGLDMTGLGMAAPALAQGAAGDPIRPIILLTRPQAAAPAAWQAAELLAQEWRKLGLTIELRPMPIQQLTQTVWYERQRWDATMWAMTGRPERSDPDELVYNLFHSANIASGYNFVGYSSPDYDRLAEAQRTELDLPKRQALMRELQERINQDQPYAFLVHPVNLQAFNKRIFAEGSVVMQAGLGLRNFWNWIGLAPSGNLRDIVLNSTEPVRVIHPFNIGGIPDSWANELVWDRVMRVGPDGLPKPWAAETVTLVDPTTIDCVIREGMTFHDGSPVTVEDIVFSFRLPGTGDEAPMYKPFVANIASVEATGPRTVRFTLRKPDAAFQIATLSKLNIVPKALWEPVLRDYMGRPENLESYLDEKAVGSGPYRFVRHRTNEEVVLEANPNHWSRPKADRLIIRIITNIESTLGALRRGEVNVLADYPGDPEPLRDLVASQSATLALREGVDIGFQYAAFNLRRPPFSDPAFRRALSTVANREMMAGAAWGGQAVPSNSLVSPALEFWHDPGIEARAPGGGLEAARRLLQEAGYRVVGGRLCYPAGTRETARPFQ; this is encoded by the coding sequence ATGCGCCGCCGAGCCCTGCTTCTCAGCACCGCCACCATCGGTTCGGCCGGCCTGGGCATAGCCGGGCTGGACATGACTGGTCTGGGCATGGCCGCCCCCGCCCTGGCACAGGGCGCTGCGGGCGACCCGATCCGGCCCATCATCCTGCTCACCCGCCCCCAGGCTGCCGCTCCCGCCGCTTGGCAGGCCGCCGAGCTGCTGGCGCAGGAATGGCGCAAGCTCGGCCTGACCATCGAGCTGCGGCCGATGCCGATCCAGCAGCTGACCCAGACCGTCTGGTACGAGCGGCAGCGCTGGGACGCCACCATGTGGGCGATGACCGGCCGCCCCGAACGCAGCGACCCGGATGAGCTGGTCTACAACCTCTTCCACTCCGCCAACATCGCCAGCGGCTACAACTTCGTCGGCTACAGCAGCCCCGATTATGACCGGCTGGCCGAGGCGCAGCGCACGGAGCTGGACCTGCCGAAGCGACAGGCGCTGATGCGGGAGCTGCAGGAGCGGATCAACCAGGACCAGCCCTATGCCTTCCTCGTGCACCCGGTGAACCTGCAGGCCTTCAACAAGCGGATCTTCGCCGAGGGCAGCGTGGTGATGCAGGCGGGGCTGGGGCTGCGCAACTTCTGGAACTGGATCGGCCTCGCCCCCTCCGGCAACCTTCGCGACATCGTGCTGAACAGCACCGAGCCGGTGCGCGTCATCCATCCCTTCAACATCGGCGGCATCCCCGATTCCTGGGCGAACGAGCTGGTCTGGGACCGGGTGATGCGCGTCGGCCCGGACGGGCTGCCGAAGCCCTGGGCGGCGGAGACGGTGACGCTGGTCGATCCCACCACCATCGACTGCGTGATCCGCGAGGGCATGACCTTCCACGACGGCTCCCCGGTGACCGTGGAGGACATCGTCTTCTCCTTCCGGCTGCCCGGCACCGGCGACGAGGCGCCGATGTACAAGCCCTTCGTGGCCAACATCGCCTCGGTCGAGGCGACGGGTCCGCGCACGGTGCGCTTCACCCTGCGGAAGCCCGATGCCGCCTTCCAGATCGCCACGCTGTCGAAGCTGAACATCGTGCCGAAGGCGTTGTGGGAGCCGGTGCTGCGGGACTACATGGGCCGCCCGGAGAACCTGGAATCCTATCTCGACGAGAAGGCGGTCGGCTCCGGCCCCTACCGCTTCGTCCGCCACCGCACCAACGAGGAGGTGGTGCTGGAGGCCAACCCGAACCACTGGTCCCGGCCGAAGGCGGATCGCCTCATCATCCGCATCATCACGAACATCGAATCCACCCTCGGGGCACTCCGCCGCGGGGAGGTCAACGTGCTCGCCGACTATCCCGGCGACCCGGAGCCGCTGCGGGACCTGGTGGCGTCGCAATCCGCCACCCTCGCGCTGCGCGAGGGCGTGGACATCGGCTTCCAGTACGCCGCCTTCAACCTGCGCCGCCCGCCCTTCTCCGACCCTGCCTTCCGCCGCGCGCTCTCGACGGTGGCGAACCGGGAGATGATGGCCGGCGCCGCCTGGGGCGGGCAGGCGGTGCCGTCGAACTCGCTGGTCTCGCCGGCGCTGGAGTTCTGGCACGACCCGGGCATCGAGGCCCGCGCCCCGGGGGGCGGCCTCGAGGCCGCGCGGCGCCTCCTGCAGGAGGCCGGCTACCGCGTCGTCGGCGGCAGGCTCTGCTACCCCGCCGGCACGCGGGAAACCGCGCGGCCCTTCCAGTGA
- a CDS encoding hydantoinase B/oxoprolinase family protein yields MNDAPPAQLSPSRLPPPRLCDPVTLEIVRGAMRAAQVEMEALIERTAMSAFIREKKDFFNALFDADGVMAVGSNVPIFGDITGPVFRHFPKEAMREGDLYWYSDCYGSRGAVSHSNDQVFLAPVFHEGRRIAFVMGWAHFADIGGLRPGSISPDATEIFHEGIIVPPTKLIDAGTLNEAALNIFYRNCRYPAVARGDARALMASVDLGATRMREIAARFGPDILADALAQLLARTRAIVRARLRDTFPVGTHRFTDRIDGDGHGNGPLRLRLALTREPAPDGDDRFILDATETDDQSPGPVNFLMNPDVPGMALGMYFLGGDPNQVVNAGGPQSLDEVILREGSLLQPRWPAALGMRGLTMMRTLAALNGLVAVAGGEAPAAHAAYVIMLLRGMHQGKPFLMSDGLGVGYGARGFADGIDGVYFVAQENYPVEFLELEYPVRLRHYALHRDSGGPGRWRGGCGILREYEVLADEAVLAVRVDGVENPPWGAAGGQSGRPGRVVVNPGTGRERVLRPLSDGNRLVRGDILRIETGGGGGRGHPFDRPADAVLADVLGGLVSPEGAARDYGVVVASGAVDAAATAARRADRPEARAFHRGSYADALD; encoded by the coding sequence ATGAACGACGCCCCGCCCGCCCAGCTCTCCCCGTCCCGGCTCCCCCCGCCCCGGCTCTGCGATCCCGTCACGCTGGAGATCGTGCGCGGCGCCATGCGCGCCGCCCAGGTGGAGATGGAGGCGCTGATCGAGCGCACCGCCATGTCCGCCTTCATCCGCGAGAAGAAGGACTTCTTCAACGCGCTGTTCGACGCGGACGGGGTGATGGCGGTCGGCTCCAACGTGCCGATCTTCGGCGACATCACCGGGCCGGTCTTCCGCCACTTCCCCAAGGAGGCGATGCGGGAGGGCGACCTCTACTGGTACAGCGACTGCTACGGCTCGCGCGGCGCGGTCAGCCATTCCAACGACCAGGTCTTCCTCGCACCCGTCTTCCACGAGGGGCGGCGCATCGCCTTCGTCATGGGCTGGGCCCATTTCGCCGACATCGGCGGCCTGCGCCCCGGCTCCATCTCGCCCGACGCCACCGAGATCTTCCACGAGGGCATCATCGTCCCGCCGACGAAGCTGATCGATGCGGGCACGCTGAACGAGGCGGCGCTGAACATCTTCTACCGCAACTGCCGCTATCCCGCCGTGGCGCGCGGCGACGCGCGGGCGCTGATGGCCAGCGTGGATCTGGGCGCGACGCGCATGCGCGAGATCGCCGCCCGCTTCGGCCCCGACATCCTGGCGGATGCGCTGGCGCAGTTGCTGGCCCGCACGCGCGCCATCGTGCGCGCCCGGCTGCGCGACACCTTCCCCGTCGGCACGCACCGCTTCACCGACCGCATCGATGGCGACGGCCATGGCAACGGCCCGCTGCGGCTGCGCCTGGCCCTGACGCGGGAGCCGGCGCCGGACGGCGACGACCGCTTCATCCTCGACGCCACGGAGACGGACGACCAGTCGCCCGGCCCGGTGAACTTCCTGATGAACCCGGACGTGCCGGGCATGGCGTTGGGCATGTACTTCCTCGGCGGCGACCCGAACCAGGTGGTCAATGCCGGCGGCCCGCAATCCCTGGACGAGGTGATCCTGCGCGAGGGCTCGCTGCTGCAGCCGCGCTGGCCGGCGGCGCTGGGCATGCGCGGCCTGACCATGATGCGGACGCTCGCGGCGCTGAACGGGCTGGTCGCGGTGGCCGGCGGCGAGGCGCCGGCGGCGCATGCGGCCTATGTCATCATGCTGCTGCGCGGCATGCACCAGGGAAAGCCCTTCCTGATGAGCGACGGGCTGGGCGTGGGCTATGGCGCGCGCGGCTTCGCCGACGGGATCGACGGCGTCTACTTCGTCGCGCAGGAGAACTACCCGGTCGAGTTCCTGGAGCTGGAATACCCCGTGCGCCTGCGCCACTACGCGCTGCACCGCGACAGCGGCGGGCCGGGGCGCTGGCGCGGCGGCTGCGGCATCCTGCGCGAGTACGAGGTGCTTGCCGACGAGGCCGTGCTGGCGGTGCGCGTGGACGGGGTGGAGAACCCGCCCTGGGGCGCGGCCGGCGGCCAGTCCGGGCGACCCGGGCGCGTGGTGGTGAATCCGGGGACGGGGCGGGAGCGGGTGCTGCGCCCGCTCTCCGACGGCAACCGGCTGGTGCGCGGCGACATCCTGCGCATCGAGACGGGGGGCGGCGGCGGGCGCGGCCACCCCTTCGACCGGCCGGCGGACGCCGTCCTGGCCGATGTGCTGGGCGGGCTGGTGAGCCCGGAGGGCGCGGCGCGCGACTACGGCGTGGTGGTCGCGAGCGGCGCGGTGGACGCGGCCGCCACCGCGGCGCGGCGCGCCGACCGGCCCGAGGCGCGGGCCTTCCACCGCGGGAGCTATGCTGATGCCCTCGACTGA
- a CDS encoding ABC transporter ATP-binding protein — MGPLIAANDLVKAFPAPRRMADVLAGRRPVVRAVNGVSLAVGAGRALGIVGESGCGKTTTARLLLRLEEPTSGAVLFEGRDVTPLQGKALLPFRAKVQLVFQNPFDALNPRFTIRRSLTEPLNNFGLPAAQHPARIQEAMARVRLNPPAAYLDRYPHELSGGQLQRVVLARALVTHPKAIVADEPVSMLDVSVRAGVLNVLRAARDELGLAALYISHDLALIRYVCEEVAVMYLGRVVESGPTAEVIAAPAHPYTRALVAAVPVPRVEQDRGALPLRGGLPDQVNQPSGCTFRDRCPLAFARCAEEEPVLRGVAAGRHAACHLA; from the coding sequence ATGGGCCCGCTGATCGCCGCCAATGACCTGGTGAAGGCCTTCCCGGCGCCGCGGCGCATGGCGGACGTGCTGGCCGGGCGGCGGCCTGTGGTGCGGGCGGTGAACGGCGTGTCGCTGGCGGTCGGCGCCGGCCGGGCGCTGGGCATCGTGGGGGAGAGCGGCTGCGGCAAGACCACCACGGCGCGGCTGCTGCTGCGGCTGGAGGAGCCGACCTCGGGCGCGGTGCTGTTCGAGGGGCGGGACGTCACGCCCCTGCAGGGCAAGGCGCTGCTGCCCTTCCGGGCCAAGGTGCAGCTGGTCTTCCAGAACCCCTTCGACGCGCTGAACCCGCGCTTCACCATCCGCCGCTCCCTGACCGAGCCGCTGAACAATTTCGGCCTGCCCGCCGCGCAGCACCCGGCCCGCATCCAGGAGGCGATGGCGCGGGTGCGGCTGAACCCGCCCGCCGCCTATCTCGACCGCTATCCGCACGAGCTGTCGGGCGGGCAGCTCCAGCGCGTGGTGCTGGCGCGCGCCCTGGTGACGCATCCGAAGGCGATCGTGGCGGACGAGCCGGTTTCCATGCTCGACGTCTCCGTCCGCGCAGGCGTGCTGAACGTGCTGCGCGCGGCGCGGGACGAGCTGGGGCTGGCCGCGCTCTACATCAGCCACGACCTCGCCCTGATCCGCTACGTCTGCGAGGAAGTGGCGGTGATGTATCTCGGGCGCGTGGTCGAGTCCGGCCCCACCGCCGAGGTCATCGCCGCCCCCGCCCACCCCTATACCCGCGCCCTGGTCGCCGCCGTGCCCGTGCCGCGCGTGGAGCAGGACCGCGGCGCCCTGCCGCTTCGCGGGGGGCTGCCGGACCAGGTGAACCAGCCCTCCGGCTGCACCTTCCGCGACCGCTGCCCGCTGGCCTTCGCCCGCTGCGCGGAGGAGGAGCCGGTGCTGCGCGGGGTCGCGGCGGGACGCCACGCCGCCTGCCACCTCGCCTGA
- a CDS encoding ABC transporter ATP-binding protein, whose translation MAPLLSVRGLAVHYATPAGPVRAVDGASFDVPAGAIVGLVGESGCGKSTLGRALMGVLPRAARIAAGQAVFEGRDLVALSPGERRALLWRRLAFVPQTAMNALDPVQRVGAQVMEVLTERGGMSRAAAQARAAELFALVGLDARRLRDWPHQFSGGMRQRASIAVALALNPALLIADEPVTALDVIVQRQVLDVLKDLQARLGLGMILVTHDVAVVAYACDRVVVMYAGRVVESGPVRAVLEAPLHPYTMGLMNAFPDLERAGGELVPIEGAPPSLLDPPGGCRFAPRCPFAVARCAEDPPLVEEAPDHHAACWRATEAAALRPLAAEAATWAR comes from the coding sequence ATGGCGCCGCTGCTCTCCGTCCGCGGCCTTGCCGTCCACTACGCCACGCCGGCCGGTCCGGTGCGGGCGGTGGACGGGGCCAGCTTCGACGTGCCCGCCGGCGCCATCGTCGGGCTGGTGGGGGAAAGCGGCTGCGGCAAGTCCACCCTGGGCCGCGCGCTGATGGGCGTGCTGCCGCGCGCGGCGCGGATCGCCGCCGGGCAGGCCGTGTTCGAGGGGCGCGACCTCGTCGCCCTCTCGCCCGGCGAGCGGCGCGCGCTGCTCTGGCGCCGCCTCGCCTTCGTGCCGCAGACGGCGATGAACGCGCTCGACCCGGTGCAGCGCGTCGGCGCCCAGGTCATGGAGGTGCTGACCGAGCGCGGCGGGATGTCGCGCGCGGCGGCGCAGGCGCGGGCGGCGGAGCTCTTCGCCCTGGTCGGGCTGGATGCGCGGCGCCTGCGGGACTGGCCGCACCAGTTCTCCGGCGGCATGCGGCAACGCGCCTCGATCGCCGTGGCCCTGGCGCTGAATCCGGCCCTGCTGATCGCGGACGAGCCGGTGACGGCGCTGGACGTGATCGTGCAGCGGCAGGTGCTGGACGTGCTGAAGGACCTCCAGGCCCGGCTCGGCCTGGGGATGATCCTGGTCACGCACGACGTGGCGGTGGTCGCCTATGCCTGCGACCGGGTGGTGGTGATGTATGCCGGGCGCGTGGTGGAGAGCGGGCCGGTGCGCGCCGTGCTGGAGGCGCCGCTGCACCCCTACACCATGGGGCTGATGAACGCCTTCCCCGACCTGGAGCGCGCGGGCGGCGAGCTGGTGCCGATCGAGGGCGCGCCACCCTCCCTGCTCGACCCGCCCGGCGGCTGCCGCTTCGCGCCACGTTGCCCCTTCGCCGTCGCGCGCTGCGCCGAGGACCCGCCGCTGGTCGAGGAGGCGCCGGACCACCATGCCGCCTGCTGGCGCGCCACCGAGGCGGCCGCGTTGCGCCCGCTCGCCGCGGAGGCCGCGACATGGGCCCGCTGA
- a CDS encoding phage/plasmid primase, P4 family yields MRQEAAARHRDGVNGRRRCQDGENAQGRRPEVSLNQSPANDWDTSEARHFTGDPRHGVPPNEADDKPFPVTLATLATHPRWVAWQTEGRGPQGKPTKVPYAPDGRKAKADAPATWGRRPEAEARAAQLPRPFGSGGIGLELGEQDGLCIGGIDLDTCRAETGDLAPWALPVLTRFPTYAEVSPSGSGVKLFFLYDAADAPALRQAMGTATGRKWARKGGDHPPGIEFYISGRFFAVTGERHADAPEELRPAALADLLWLVQEAGPGMAAGASGESQERPRSRSGAQGTKGGGKDGSRSAKAFRMAAEVKRAGGDYAAFLDRLEEDPDTAAWKADKGLPDGAREARRTWDRASQAANDDVLLTEHGVALAFTRQFRDRLRYCHSTGAWFEWAGTHWRQDRKHAAFSFARTLVAQANREAEFKTQAITGKAAFAAGVEKFAQRDPAHAAVAEDWDADPMLLATPGGTVDLRTGRMRLARPEDMMTRVAAVAPSREVPPDRWLRFLDETTGRDDALIGFLQRWCGYCLTGLTREQALLFGHGAGGNGKSVFLNTVAKIMGDYAAVAAMDTFTASHGEKHPTDLAALRGARMVVSSETEEGRTWAEQRIKQMTGGDPVTARFMRQDFFTYTPQFKLTIIGNHKPVLKNLDEAMRRRMNLVPFTRKPAVKDAELEEKLKAEWPGILAWMLDGCLLWQRDGLMRPPVVIEATAEYFAEQDYFARWLAECCILDATLSTKPAALLGSFHQWCQANGEPEPDNRRLRGMIERTQGLRYATNKGIQWVRGIGLQPTARPGWGGGVEGGGGLSA; encoded by the coding sequence GTGCGGCAGGAAGCAGCCGCCCGGCATCGCGACGGGGTGAACGGAAGGCGGCGCTGTCAGGATGGGGAGAATGCCCAGGGGCGGCGTCCGGAAGTCTCGCTGAATCAGTCGCCTGCTAACGACTGGGACACTTCCGAGGCCCGCCATTTTACTGGCGATCCGAGGCATGGTGTCCCACCAAACGAGGCTGACGACAAGCCTTTTCCCGTCACCCTCGCCACCCTTGCCACCCACCCGCGCTGGGTTGCTTGGCAGACGGAGGGCCGCGGGCCGCAGGGCAAGCCGACGAAGGTCCCCTACGCCCCGGACGGCCGGAAGGCGAAGGCGGACGCGCCGGCCACCTGGGGCCGCCGGCCGGAAGCCGAGGCACGCGCGGCGCAGCTCCCCCGGCCCTTCGGCTCGGGCGGGATCGGGCTGGAGCTGGGCGAGCAGGACGGCTTGTGCATCGGTGGGATCGACCTCGACACCTGCCGGGCCGAGACGGGCGACCTGGCGCCCTGGGCGCTGCCCGTGCTGACGCGCTTCCCGACCTATGCCGAGGTGTCGCCCTCCGGCTCCGGGGTGAAGCTGTTCTTCCTCTACGACGCGGCGGACGCACCCGCCCTGCGGCAGGCCATGGGCACGGCGACGGGCCGGAAGTGGGCCAGGAAGGGCGGCGACCACCCGCCGGGCATCGAGTTCTACATCTCCGGCCGGTTCTTCGCCGTGACGGGCGAGCGGCACGCGGACGCGCCGGAGGAGCTGCGCCCGGCGGCGCTGGCGGACCTGCTGTGGCTGGTCCAGGAGGCCGGCCCCGGCATGGCCGCGGGCGCCTCCGGAGAGAGCCAGGAGCGGCCCCGCAGCCGATCCGGGGCGCAGGGTACCAAGGGGGGCGGCAAGGACGGCAGCCGCAGCGCCAAGGCGTTCCGCATGGCCGCCGAGGTGAAGCGGGCGGGAGGCGACTATGCCGCCTTCCTGGACCGGCTGGAGGAGGACCCGGACACCGCCGCGTGGAAGGCCGACAAGGGCCTGCCGGACGGCGCGCGGGAGGCACGCCGCACCTGGGATCGGGCGTCGCAGGCGGCCAACGACGACGTGCTGCTGACGGAACACGGCGTGGCCCTGGCCTTCACCCGCCAGTTCCGCGACCGGCTGCGCTACTGCCACAGCACGGGCGCCTGGTTCGAGTGGGCCGGCACCCACTGGCGCCAGGACCGCAAGCACGCGGCGTTCAGCTTCGCCCGCACGCTGGTGGCGCAGGCCAACCGGGAGGCCGAGTTCAAGACCCAGGCCATCACCGGCAAGGCCGCCTTCGCCGCCGGGGTGGAGAAGTTCGCCCAACGTGACCCCGCGCATGCCGCGGTGGCGGAGGACTGGGACGCCGACCCCATGCTGCTGGCGACGCCGGGCGGCACGGTGGACCTGCGCACAGGCCGGATGCGGCTGGCCCGGCCGGAAGACATGATGACCCGGGTGGCGGCCGTGGCGCCCTCGCGCGAGGTGCCGCCGGACCGCTGGCTGCGGTTCCTGGATGAGACGACCGGCAGGGATGATGCGCTGATCGGCTTCCTCCAGCGGTGGTGCGGCTACTGCCTCACCGGCCTGACCCGCGAGCAAGCCCTGCTGTTCGGGCACGGGGCCGGCGGCAACGGCAAGAGCGTCTTCCTGAACACCGTGGCGAAGATCATGGGCGACTATGCCGCGGTGGCGGCCATGGACACCTTCACGGCGAGCCATGGCGAGAAGCACCCCACCGACCTCGCCGCGCTGCGCGGAGCCCGCATGGTCGTGTCCTCCGAGACGGAGGAGGGGCGCACCTGGGCGGAGCAGCGGATCAAGCAGATGACCGGCGGCGATCCCGTCACGGCGCGGTTCATGCGGCAGGACTTCTTCACCTACACCCCGCAGTTCAAGCTCACGATCATCGGCAACCACAAGCCCGTGCTGAAGAACCTGGACGAGGCGATGCGGCGCCGGATGAACCTGGTGCCCTTCACCCGCAAGCCGGCGGTCAAGGATGCAGAGCTGGAGGAGAAGCTGAAGGCGGAGTGGCCGGGCATCCTGGCATGGATGCTGGACGGCTGCCTGCTGTGGCAGCGCGACGGGCTGATGCGTCCGCCAGTGGTGATCGAGGCGACGGCGGAATACTTCGCGGAGCAGGACTACTTCGCCCGCTGGTTGGCCGAGTGCTGCATCCTGGACGCCACCCTCAGCACCAAGCCCGCCGCCCTGCTGGGCAGCTTCCACCAGTGGTGCCAGGCGAACGGGGAGCCCGAGCCGGACAACCGCCGCCTGCGCGGCATGATCGAGCGAACCCAGGGGCTCCGGTACGCCACGAACAAGGGCATCCAGTGGGTTCGCGGCATCGGGCTCCAGCCGACCGCCCGCCCTGGGTGGGGTGGAGGGGTGGAGGGTGGTGGAGGGTTATCCGCATGA